The Egicoccus sp. AB-alg2 genome window below encodes:
- the serC gene encoding phosphoserine transaminase: MTDLVLPAELLPADGRFGCGPSKVRPEALARLAEVGDQLLGTSHRQPRVKDQVRRLQEGLGSLFGLPEGYEILLSVGGATAFWEAAAFGLVEQRARHYVFGEFSGKFAKVTTAAPWLQDPDVIEAAFGAVPVASPADGCDVQAFTHNETSTGVLQQPRRTDDALVVVDATSGAGGLPVDLAQTDVYYFSLQKGFASEGGLVVAIVSPAAVERIVRIAESDRYVPTFLDLATALDNSRKHQTYNTPSVSTVFLAAEQVDWMNETFGGLDGVVAEQRKKADAVYGWAQARDWATPFVQDPDARSLVVATIDLDDAVSADQVNAVLRANGILDTDAYRKLGRNQLRVGMFPAVDLADVQAYTACVDRVVEELTSP, translated from the coding sequence ATGACCGATCTCGTCCTGCCCGCCGAGTTGCTGCCCGCCGACGGCCGCTTCGGGTGCGGTCCGTCCAAGGTCCGGCCCGAGGCGCTGGCGCGCCTGGCCGAGGTCGGTGACCAGCTGCTCGGCACCTCGCACCGTCAGCCGCGGGTCAAGGACCAGGTCCGCCGGCTGCAGGAGGGCCTGGGCAGCCTGTTCGGCCTGCCCGAGGGCTACGAGATCCTGCTGAGCGTCGGCGGTGCCACGGCGTTCTGGGAGGCGGCCGCGTTCGGACTCGTGGAGCAGCGTGCTCGCCACTACGTCTTCGGGGAGTTCAGCGGCAAGTTCGCCAAGGTGACCACCGCGGCCCCGTGGCTGCAGGACCCCGACGTGATCGAGGCCGCGTTCGGTGCCGTCCCCGTCGCGTCGCCCGCGGACGGCTGCGACGTGCAGGCCTTCACGCACAACGAGACGTCCACCGGCGTTCTGCAGCAGCCCCGGCGCACCGACGACGCGCTGGTCGTGGTGGACGCCACCTCCGGCGCTGGCGGCCTGCCGGTCGACCTGGCGCAGACCGACGTCTACTACTTCAGCCTGCAGAAGGGCTTCGCCTCCGAGGGCGGGCTGGTCGTGGCGATCGTGTCGCCCGCGGCGGTGGAGCGGATCGTGCGGATCGCCGAGAGCGACCGCTACGTGCCGACCTTCCTCGACCTCGCCACCGCGCTGGACAACAGCCGCAAGCACCAGACCTACAACACGCCGAGCGTGTCGACGGTGTTCCTCGCCGCCGAGCAGGTCGACTGGATGAACGAGACCTTCGGTGGGCTCGACGGCGTCGTCGCCGAGCAGCGCAAGAAGGCCGACGCCGTCTACGGCTGGGCGCAGGCGCGCGACTGGGCGACCCCGTTCGTGCAGGACCCCGACGCCCGCTCGCTGGTGGTGGCCACGATCGACCTCGACGACGCCGTCAGCGCCGACCAGGTCAACGCGGTCCTGCGCGCGAACGGGATCCTCGACACGGACGCCTACCGCAAGCTCGGCCGCAACCAGCTGCGCGTCGGCATGTTCCCGGCGGTCGACCTGGCGGACGTGCAGGCCTACACCGCCTGCGTCGACCGCGTCGTCGAGGAACTCACCTCGCCGTAG
- a CDS encoding pyridoxal phosphate-dependent aminotransferase translates to MEESPTLAVDAKAKALKAAGEPVIGFGAGEPDFPTPDHIVEAAQRAAADPATHRYSPAAGLPALREAVVDRTRTDSGVGVDPAQVTVTNGGKHALYNVFMALVDPGDEVLVPAPYWVSYPEQIKLAGGTPVAVPTTKDTGFRASVEVLERHRTERTKALVFVSPSNPTGAMYPAEEVEAIGRWAVQHGIWVVTDEIYQHLVYGDATFASLPGLVPDALERTVLVNGVAKTYAMTGWRVGWSIAPPELAKGINKLQSQVTSNVANVAQHAAIAALTGPQEPVAHMREAFDRRRRLAVERLAAIPGVEVVEPEGAFYVFPSFEGVLGRELAGRRLDTTLELAEVLLEQAKVALVPGEAFGAPGYARLSYALGDDDLAEGIDRIAKLLAG, encoded by the coding sequence ATGGAGGAGTCCCCGACGCTCGCCGTCGACGCGAAGGCGAAGGCGCTGAAGGCCGCGGGCGAACCGGTGATCGGCTTCGGCGCAGGGGAGCCCGACTTCCCCACCCCCGACCACATCGTCGAGGCGGCCCAGCGCGCCGCCGCCGACCCCGCCACCCACCGCTACTCCCCCGCGGCCGGGCTGCCGGCCCTCCGCGAGGCCGTGGTCGACCGCACGCGGACCGACTCCGGGGTCGGCGTCGACCCGGCCCAGGTCACGGTCACCAACGGCGGCAAGCACGCGCTGTACAACGTGTTCATGGCGCTGGTCGACCCCGGCGACGAGGTGCTCGTCCCGGCCCCGTACTGGGTCAGCTACCCGGAGCAGATCAAGCTGGCCGGCGGCACCCCCGTGGCCGTGCCCACCACCAAGGACACCGGCTTCCGCGCCAGCGTCGAGGTGCTCGAGCGGCACCGCACCGAACGCACCAAGGCGCTGGTGTTCGTCTCGCCGTCCAACCCGACCGGCGCGATGTACCCGGCCGAGGAGGTCGAGGCGATCGGCCGCTGGGCGGTCCAGCACGGCATCTGGGTCGTCACCGACGAGATCTACCAGCACCTCGTGTACGGCGACGCGACGTTCGCGTCGCTGCCCGGGCTGGTCCCCGACGCGCTCGAGCGGACCGTCCTGGTCAACGGCGTCGCCAAGACCTACGCCATGACCGGCTGGCGGGTCGGCTGGTCGATCGCGCCCCCGGAACTGGCCAAGGGCATCAACAAGCTGCAGAGCCAGGTGACCTCCAACGTCGCCAACGTCGCCCAGCACGCCGCGATCGCGGCCCTGACCGGACCGCAGGAGCCCGTCGCCCACATGCGCGAGGCGTTCGACCGGCGCCGGCGACTGGCCGTGGAACGGCTGGCCGCCATCCCGGGCGTCGAGGTGGTCGAACCCGAGGGCGCCTTCTACGTGTTCCCGTCCTTCGAGGGCGTGCTCGGCCGCGAGCTGGCCGGACGCCGCCTCGACACCACCCTCGAGCTGGCCGAGGTGCTGCTCGAGCAGGCCAAGGTCGCGTTGGTCCCGGGCGAGGCGTTCGGCGCGCCCGGCTACGCCCGGCTGTCGTACGCGCTGGGCGACGACGACCTGGCCGAGGGCATCGACCGCATCGCGAAACTGCTGGCCGGCTGA